In the genome of Nycticebus coucang isolate mNycCou1 chromosome 12, mNycCou1.pri, whole genome shotgun sequence, the window ctgtggtgtcacaacttagagcaatctcaaactcttgggctcaagcaattctcttgaatcctcagcctcccaagtagcggggactataggcacctgccacaacacccagctgtttttctttttttttttttttttttgttttggatttttggccggggctaggtttgaacccgccacctctggcatatgggaccggtgccctactccttgagccacaggtgccaccccacccagctgtttttcaagacaaggtctcgctctgcctcaggctggtctcaaatctgtgagctcagggcaatccacctgcctcggcctccgagagtgctaggattacaggcgtgagccactatgcctggcccagaGACATTTTCTTTTGCCAGCACTACAGCACTTGGCACAACACCAAACATAGCAACACGTGTGGAAAGTGAAATAACAGGAGATATACATGTCTCtgatgatgtttaaaaaaaataaataaagccataacagtaaaagaaatagggatctgacatttaaaaatttgggTGTTGGATTTTTGCCTTAGGAATTCAACCCACATTCTCTCACATATGACATGGCCAAAAGGTCCCTAACTCCTTTTAAGCCTATGTTCTCAAATTATCTAAATTTTTAGTTATAAATGGAAGCTTCATATACAAATTTctgcatgggttttttttttttttttgagatagtctcactatgttgccctcagtggagtgccgtagcatcacagctcacagcaacctcagacctccgactcttgggcttaagtgattctcttgcctcagcctcccaagtagctgggactataggcacctgccacaacgcccagctatttttgtgttgcagttgtttagctggcccaggccaggtttaaacccaccaccctcagtgtacgtgctggcactgtaaccactgtgctatgggcgccgagccgtCTGCATCAGGTATTATAACACCAAATCATGTTTAACTTAACTGTTCTTGTCCTACAAACCTCCAAAGGTGTAAAAACAGATAAATCCCAGGATAATTCTCATAAAAAAAAGGATTCACCACAGAATTCTTTTAAATAggatgcatctttttttttttttttttgagactttgttgccctcggtagagtactgtggtgtcataactcacagcaacttccaactcttgagctcaagcaatcctttgcctcagtttttctgtttttaggaaaggcggggtttcactcttgctcaggctagtcttgaactcgtgagctcaagcaatccacctacctcgcctcccagagtgctaggattacaggcatgagccactgtgcccagcctaggaTATATCTTATGTATTTCACAGATTTATCCTCTTTTACACAGAAAATCACTGTCTCTtttacagagaaaggagaggcaaacaaaacacaaacaaaaaacccgaAAGGCAAAGCAGTAACACTGACTGCCActaaaaaaactgaagcaaacaTTGCAGAAACAATTGTTTACTGCAAAATAGGTTCAATTTATACTCCTGATTCTAAAACAAACTCTTTCTGGATAATGGAGATGAACAAACCCTTTATCTTTGAGAAGCTTGACTATGAGTCACTCCGGTTGTAAGGTCAGCTTCTAACCTTGCTGCGCCCAGTTGCTCCTGTTCTACTTCTGTAGGAAAAGGCAGCCCAAGAATATCCAATGGCAAGCAGATGCTTTGATCGCCTTGTTGAAGcactaactttctttcttttttttgtgtgtgtgttttttttggccggggctgggtttgaacccaccacctccggcatatgggactggggccctactccttgagccacaggcgccgcccaaccactAACTTTCTGACATTTATATGCAGAAGTTATACCTTTAGAATTGCAAATTAAACAATCCTTTACAGCTATGGGCTGCAGACtggaaaaaattgtcttctatgaaacggTATCCTTCTATCACTtgtatcactgcctgagctcctaTCAGAACTCCCCCTACAACCACCCCCAccatgaaaaaattgtcttctgtgaaacCATTCCCtgctgccaaaaaggttggggactgcggCTTTAAAGAGGTCTGAGTAGTGATAATTCTACAAAGAAATGCAATGTGAGCCATCCTGACAATTTCCTGCTGACATAGCCCAGTCAGCCTGATGGCAAATGCAGCTTATCACACACATCTACTGGATGCTGTTAACACTTACACGGTGACAGGGAATACACCAAGGGTCGCTGTGAGGGTCATACAGGTTGTGAACACCACCTGCTCACAGTGACCATGAAGTGCACAGTCATCTGAGCTCCAAGCCGTAGGCAGGGTAAAGGTAATATTTATCTCTTCATGGGCTTCTCTGcctatgaaaaagaaatcattttttggTAAATAAAGGCAAGTGCATATATTTATTAGTCTCTGGCATTTGAATAAATTCTGAAATCAAACCCACCCAGGAATCACCTACTACCTCAGATAGTGGGACTTCAGGAAGAACAGCCCTCATGTGGACAGTGAAGCCTGCCCAACTAGTAGAGCCACAAACTGGCAGAGAGGGGCCACTCAGCCAGGCCTGGAGACTCTAAAGAAGAGCCTCCCGCAGTGCCTGGGCTGAAAAGATGGGCTGTGGGAATTGTCATCACTGTTTCAGCATTTGTATAGCACTCTTACcatttccaaacatctttcttttttttgagcacagctcacagcaacctccaactcctgggctcaagtgattctcctgtcttcgcctcccaagtagttgggattacaggcgtctgccacaaagcccggctattgtttggttacagccatcattttttttttttttttgtagagacagagtctcactgtaccgccctcgggtagagtgccgtggcctcacacagctcacagcaacctctaactcttgggcttatgcgattctcttgcctcagcctcccgagcagctgggactacaggcgcccgccacaacgcccggctattttgttgctgcagtttggccggggctgggtttgaacccaccaccctcagcatatggggccggcgccctactcactgagccacaggcgccgccctacagccatcattgttgtttggcgggcccgggctggattcgaacccaccagctcaggtgtatgtggttggtaccttagccgtttgagccacaggcgccgagccccaaacATCTTTCATATGCATTACTTCACTTAAAATTTGCCACCATGCCATGAACATGACCAAAGATGTGCTGCTGCTGTTCCCTTTTAAATATGAACAAACTAAGAATCAGACAGTCTAACAGACTTCCGATGGCACTGGTCAGGTGATGAAGCTTAAATTAAAGCCAAGGTGGTCCAATGCCACAACAGAAGAAAAAGGTCCACTTGCTGCATGGAAAACCCAGAAGTCAACCATACCTTGACTACCAAGGGAGTATTGTCACCTCTAATAGCCAATATGTGTAGTAGGCTAGCAAGCATTCACAAATTCTTTCAAGGATATATATActgtatgtatgtttttattttacagtaagacctctgcaagttgaccacccaaaggactgtaacaaactagtcaacatcggcggtgcctgtggctcagagagtggggtggcgggttcaaacccagccccggccaaactgcaacaaaaaatagccgggcgttgtggcgggcgcctgtagtcccagctgcttgggaggctgaggcaagagaatcgcgtaagcccaagagttagaggttgctgtgagccgtgtgacgctacggcactctacccgagggtggtacagtgagactctgtctctacaaaaaaaaaaaaaaactagtcaacatacagaggtggtcaacataagaaactaggccaaCTGTAccaatatgtacatgtggtgcgtgtccagtctatgaaaattaagacaACTTGGTTAGGTGGTCAACTActgaggttctactatatttatttacatatttatatttatttatgtatatatgaatgAATGTATAAACAATAAGAGTCTCACACTACTATCAGGccagagtgtagtggcatcattatcatagttcactgtgacctcaaactcctgggctcaatcaatcctcctgcctcagcctgggcagctgggactacaggtgtatactCCCaactggctaagttttctatttttctgtagtggcaggatcttactatgttgctcaggctagtcccaaactcctggcctcaagcaatcgggaaccttggcctccccgagtgccaGGGTTACAGAAATGATCCATTGTGCCAGCCATCCTTTAAGAACTTTAATAAAAGGTTTTTGGTAACCAAAGAACCAAAGGTTATTCTTCCAAGGCCCAGGCCTCCCATATGTTCTTAGTTATTCCAATTTTCAccgttttctttctatttatttatttatttatttttgagacagagtctcaagctatcgccctgggttgagtgccatggcatcatagctcacagaaacctccaactctcgggctcaagtgatccttctacctcagattttctatttttagtagagacagggtctcacttttgctcaggctggtgttgaactcatgagcttaagcaatctacctgcctcagcctccaagaatggtaggattacaggcgtgagccactgcacccagcctttcaCTGCTTTCTTATCCTTCTCCTAACTTGCATTCCACCActgtatttattattgttgttttgttttttgagatagagttggtctcactgtgtcgcccatgctagaatgcagtggcatgattgtatctcacagcagccttgaactcctgggctcaagcaaagcaatactcctgctttagcctctgaagtagctgggaccacaggtgcacagTCTAAGTCTGAGTACAAATTTAGTGTTTGTAAATATTAAGGCTAGAAATAGGCTTTACAGTTTTTTCAGTTTCTTGTACTTATTTTACTGAAAGGTTTTATTGACTACTGAAAGCCAAGCACTTTACCAAGGGAAGATGTCATAGAAATGGttcctttttgattttgtgtGATTGAAACTCAACAAAAGAcacatgtacaaaaataaaatatagcatgaTGAGTAAAAAATTTATACACAGTTAATCCTCTGTCTGCCTTGTAATAGTTGTTGCCTGAGAAGTCTGAAAAGATCATGGTTAACACTTGCATACCTGAGAGTCCAATCTGATGCCCTAAAATGGTTGAGTACAGATGAGTGACATTGCGAGAGTACCCTCCAAAGGGTTTGAGTGGATCCAAGGTTAGGGTGATTGCAACTGAGATATTAACTGGGCCTGAATCCTCCAGGGTCTGGGGGGACTGTGTGGATGCTCTGGCCTGCCCGCTGGTCATTGTGCTTTCTGGAGTTGTAGTGTCGTTCATGAGATGCTTTAACGTTTCATTCTCTGATACGCAGAAGTCCAAATCATTAAACCGTAGCAGAAAAGTATTCCAATCCTTcagtaaagtgaaataaaaagaaataagtgcgAGCAGTCCCAAAGTCTCCCGCAGCAGGAGTACAGTGATGACTCTCAGTGTAACATCACATCACAACAGCAAACTACAATTCAGAGCCAgtcatttaaaataatgacaacacAGCCACCACCTGCTTGTGTTGGCAGAACAATGTGCTTTCCTAATCATTTTCATAATCTAAAATATGAACTCTTTGTTGGCATGAAGTATTACATAAACTGTGAGATTAAACCAAGTTATTcaagaaaatgtttcttaaaaaaatcaacatataaataaaaaaaaggaataaagcccttcctcttataaaaaaaataaaatcaacatattACACTTACAGAAAATGACCTAGCCTCAGAATCAGACTTGGAAAGAAAGCTTGAACAAAAATGTAAGACTTTAAAATAGAAGCATTAATCCAAACTCATTTAGttatgatgattttttaaatgaggctATCTTAAAATAATCCTCAAAACATCAATTCCATACACGTCGCTCTTTCTCTCTAGAACACACAATAGTTATAAATATCAATACTCATTTGGTACTTTTTGTCCCTTGTCATGGACTTTTGATGCCACTTTAGAGCAGGAACAATTTCAAAAGGAAGGGCAACCAGGTATTTTCAGCTTTCTCTTAATATCTATATTAATGATTTAAATCATAAGTGAATTTCAAAACGGACCTAACCTAGTCTGTTACATTTAACTTCTTTCTCCCAAGCAAGATTAGTTTAGAAAAAGTTGCCAACCAAGATACACTTCCAATTACTCTATGCTGATTAAAAATGCCATTTAAGCAATCCCCAAGCAGCCAAGTGAGTCTACCTTTGTAACATTAGTATTAATTGTATTTGACATTTAATAAGACTGCAACTGGACCTATCAAATTACATTTTTCTAACACTTAACAAACTTT includes:
- the TMEM248 gene encoding transmembrane protein 248 isoform X3, producing the protein MGGLLCRMEVKLFRIMFNINPLENLKVYISSRPPLVVFMISVSAMAIAFLTLGYFFKIKEIKSPEMAEDWNTFLLRFNDLDFCVSENETLKHLMNDTTTPESTMTSGQARASTQSPQTLEDSGPVNISVAITLTLDPLKPFGGYSRNVTHLYSTILGHQIGLSGREAHEEINITFTLPTAWSSDDCALHGHCEQVVFTTCMTLTATLGVFPVTVWLWLKPNPTVPCFLRETKRTIINHCLLNSAWVWTLCEYIILQCWVIPAKDISSACN
- the TMEM248 gene encoding transmembrane protein 248 isoform X2; the encoded protein is MFNINPLENLKVYISSRPPLVVFMISDWNTFLLRFNDLDFCVSENETLKHLMNDTTTPESTMTSGQARASTQSPQTLEDSGPVNISVAITLTLDPLKPFGGYSRNVTHLYSTILGHQIGLSGREAHEEINITFTLPTAWSSDDCALHGHCEQVVFTTCMTLTATLGVFPVTVQPPHCAPDTYSNATLWYKIFTTARDANTKYAQDYNPFWCYKGAIGKVYHALNPKLTVIVPDDDRSLINLHLMHTSYFLFVMVITMFCYAVIKGRPSKLRQSNPEFCPEKVALAEA